One Brassica napus cultivar Da-Ae unplaced genomic scaffold, Da-Ae ScsIHWf_1812;HRSCAF=2448, whole genome shotgun sequence genomic window, CCGTGGAGAACAGGCCATTCAACAAGGAGATTCTGAAATGGCGGAGGCTTGGTTTGCTCAAGCCGCCGAGTATTGGAAACAGGCTATAACGCTTACTCCTGGTAATTATATTGAAGCACAGAATTGGTTGACGATCACGAGGCGCTTCGAATAAgaactttttctttgtttcttttttttttattctataatatatctttatttgtttttacaattaattgttttttagtttcttgGCCCTCTCGGTCAAATAAACCAGATTCTTTTTTCTATCAGAAGAACCAATCCCagaaaaaatttcattatatcCTTTTCTCAAATCGTTCTATTTAATCTGGTATTCTCTAGGGATAAGTAGTACATGAATATGAGAATATCTATAATATCTATATctagttttttctatttttttcttttcgactaTTAAAACGAATAAAAGGGATTTGAAAATGACTAAATATCAATACTAGAATGTTTCTTAGTAATGACTAATAAGCGGTTATTGAAATAGGATAATATCctctatttaaaacataaaaaataggcTATATTTCGGAACTTATAATTGAAATATGAATACACTAGAttaggttataaaaaaaaattatttgtgtaCCAATACTAATGTAAAGGTGCGAAAacgctttttaataaaaaaaaaaggggggggtcCGTTGAGCACCCTATGGATATGTCATAATAGATCCGAACACTTGCCCCAGATCGACTTCCAGATCATAATTGCTCTAGTGAATAACTAAAGAAAATGGATGAATAGATGGGAGAtagaagagaaagaacaaaattCTAAGCATCTATCATCGGTTCACTAATTATTTGAGTGACTGTTGGCGGGTTTCTTTGTATGTGTTGTCCGGAAAGAGGAGGACTCAATGATTATTCGTTCGCCGGAACCAGAAgtcaaaattttggtagataGGGATCCCATAAAAACTTCTTTCGAGGAATGGGCTAAACCCGGTCATTTCTCAAGAACAATAGCTAAGGGACCATCATTTAGCTATCGCAATTCTTTTCCTAATAGCAGGTCATATGTATAGGACCAACTGGGGTATTGGTCATGGTCTAAAAGATATTTTAGAGGCTCATAAAGGTCCATTTACAGGCCAAGGCCATAAAGGTCTATATGAAATTCTAACAACATCATGGCATGCTCAATTATCTCTTAACCTGGCTATGTTAGGCTCTTTAACTATTGTTGTAGCTCACCATATGTATTCCATGCCCCCTTATCCATATCTAGCTACTGACTATGCTACACAACTATCATTGTTCACACATCACATGTGGATTGGTGGATTTCTCATAGTTGGTGCTGCTGCGCATGCAGCCATTTTTATGGTAAGAGACTATGATCCAACTAATCGATACAACGATTTATTAGATCGTGTCCTGAGGCATCGCGATGCAATCATATCACACCTCAACTGGGTATGTATATTTCTAGGCTTCCACAGTTTTGGTTTGTATATTCATAATGATACCATGAGTGCTTTAGGGCGTCCACAAGATATGTTTTCAGATACTGCTATACAATTACAACCAGTCTTTGCTCAATGGATACAAAATACCCATGCTTTAGCACCTGGTGTAACAGCCCCTGGTGAAACAGCGAGCACCAGTTTGACTTGGGGGGGCGGTGAGTTAGTAGCAGTGGGTGGCAAAGTAGCTTTGCTACCTATTCCATTAGGAACGGCCGACTTTTTGGTACATCATATTCATGCATTTACAATTCATGTGACGGTATTGATACTGTTGAAAGGTGTTTTATTTGCTCGTAGCTCGCGGTTAATACCAGATAAAGCAAATCTTGGTTTTCGTTTCCCTTGTGATGGGCCTGGAAGAGGAGGAACGTGTCAAGTATCTGCTTGGGATCATGTCTTCTTAGGACTATTCTGGATGTACAATTCTATTTCGGTAGTAATATTCCATTTCAGTTGGAAAATGCAGTCAGATGTTTGGGGTAGTATAAGCGATCAAGGGGTGGTAACTCATATTACCGGAGGAAACTTTGCACAGAGTTCCATTACTATTAATGGGTGGCTCCGCGATTTCTTATGGGCACAAGCATCTCAGGTAATTCAATCTTATGGTTCTTCGTTATCTGCATATGGTCTTTTTTTCCTAGGTGCTCATTTTGTATGGGCTTTCAGTTTAATGTTTCTATTCAGCGGGCGTGGTTATTGGCAAGAACTTATTGAATCCATTGTTTGGGctcataataaattaaaagttgCTCCTGCTACTCAGCCTAGAGCCTTGAGCATTGTACAAGGAGCTCAGGACCCCACTACTCGTCGTATTTGGTTTGGTATTGCTACCGCACATGACTTCGAGAGTCATGATGATATTACTGAAGAACGTCTTTATCAGAATATTTTTGCTTCTCATTTCGGGCAATTAGCAATAATTTTTCTGTGGACTTCCGGAAATTTGTTTCATGTAGCTTGGCAAGGAAATTTTGAGACATGGATACAAGACCCTTTACATGTAAGACCgattgctcatgctatttgggATCCTCATTTTGGTCAACCGGCTGTGGAAGCATTTACTCGAGGAGGTGCTCTTGGCCCGGTGAATATAGCTTATTCTGGTGTTTATCAGTGGTGGTATACAATCGGTTTACGTACTAATGAAGATCTTTATACTGGAGctctttttctattatttctttcTGCCCTATCCTTAATAGGGGGTTGGTTACACCTACAACCAAAATGGAAACCAAGAGTTTCATGGTTCAAAAATGCTGAATCTCGTCTGAATCATCATTTGTCAGGACTATTCGGGGTAAGCTCCTTGGCTTGGACAGGTCATTTAGTACATGTCGCTATTCCTGCATCCAGGGGGAATATGTTCGATGGAATAATTTCTTAAGTGTATTACCGCATCCCCAAGGGTTAGGCCCACTTTTTACGGGTCAGTGGAATCTGTATGCTCAAAACCCCGATTCAAGTAGTCATTTATTTGGTACCTCCCAAGGATCAGGAACTGCCATTCTAACCCTTCTTGGGGGATTCCATCCACAAACGCAAAGTTTATGGCTAACCGATATGGCACATCATCATCTAGCTATCGCAATTCTTTTCCTCATTGCGGGTCATATGTATAGAACTAACTTTGGAATCGGACACAGTATAAAAGATCTTTTAGAAGCACATATTCCTCCGGGAGGACGGTTGGGGCGTGGGCATAAGGGTCTTTATGACACAATCAATAATTCGATTCATTTTCAATTAGGCCTTGCTCTAGCCTCCTTAGGAGTTATTACTTCCTTGGTAGCTCAACACATGTACTCTTTACCTGCTTATGCGTTCATAGCGCAAGATTTTACGACTCAAGCTGCGTTATATACCCATCACCAATACATTGCAGGATTCATCATGACAGGAGCTTTTGCTCATGgagctatattttttattagagaTTACAATCCAGAACAGAATGAGGATAACGTATTGGCAAGAATGTTAGACCATAAAGAAGCTATCATATCCCATTTAAGTTGGGCCAGCCTCTTTCTAGGGTTCCATACTTTGGGACTTTATGTTCATAATGACGTCATGCTTGCTTTTGGTACTCCCGAAAAACAAATCTTGATCGAACCCATATTTGCCCAATGGATACAATCCGCTCATGGGAAAACTTCATATGGATTTGATGTACTTTTATCTTCGACAAATGGCCCAGCATTTAATGCGGGTCGAAGCATATGGTTGCCCGGCTGGTTAAATGCTATTAATGAGAATAGTAATTCATTATTCTTAACAATAGGTCCTGGAGATTTCTTGGTTCATCATGCTATTGCTTTAGGTTTACATACAACTACATTGATCTTAGTAAAAGGTGCTTTAGATGCACGTGGTTCCAAGTTAATGCCAGATAAAAAGGATTTCGGGTATAGTTTTCCTTGCGATGGTCCGGGACGAGGTGGTACTTGTGATATTTCGGCTTGGGACGCATTTTATTTGGCAGTTTTTTGGATGTTAAATACTATTGGATGGGTTACTTTTTATTGGCATTGGAAACACATCACATTATGGCAAGGTAACGTTTCACAGTTTAATGAATCTTCCACTTATTTGATGGGATGGTTAAGAGATTATCTATGGTTAAACTCTTCACAACTTATCAATGGATATAACCCGTTTGGTATGAAT contains:
- the LOC125598967 gene encoding photosystem I P700 chlorophyll a apoprotein A1-like, with product MYRTNWGIGHGLKDILEAHKGPFTGQGHKGLYEILTTSWHAQLSLNLAMLGSLTIVVAHHMYSMPPYPYLATDYATQLSLFTHHMWIGGFLIVGAAAHAAIFMVRDYDPTNRYNDLLDRVLRHRDAIISHLNWVCIFLGFHSFGLYIHNDTMSALGRPQDMFSDTAIQLQPVFAQWIQNTHALAPGVTAPGETASTSLTWGGGELVAVGGKVALLPIPLGTADFLVHHIHAFTIHVTVLILLKGVLFARSSRLIPDKANLGFRFPCDGPGRGGTCQVSAWDHVFLGLFWMYNSISVVIFHFSWKMQSDVWGSISDQGVVTHITGGNFAQSSITINGWLRDFLWAQASQVIQSYGSSLSAYGLFFLGAHFVWAFSLMFLFSGRGYWQELIESIVWAHNKLKVAPATQPRALSIVQGAQDPTTRRIWFGIATAHDFESHDDITEERLYQNIFASHFGQLAIIFLWTSGNLFHVAWQGNFETWIQDPLHVRPIAHAIWDPHFGQPAVEAFTRGGALGPVNIAYSGVYQWWYTIGLRTNEDLYTGALFLLFLSALSLIGGWLHLQPKWKPRVSWFKNAESRLNHHLSGLFGVSSLAWTGHLVHVAIPASRGNMFDGIIS
- the LOC125598968 gene encoding photosystem I P700 chlorophyll a apoprotein A2-like, whose protein sequence is MAHHHLAIAILFLIAGHMYRTNFGIGHSIKDLLEAHIPPGGRLGRGHKGLYDTINNSIHFQLGLALASLGVITSLVAQHMYSLPAYAFIAQDFTTQAALYTHHQYIAGFIMTGAFAHGAIFFIRDYNPEQNEDNVLARMLDHKEAIISHLSWASLFLGFHTLGLYVHNDVMLAFGTPEKQILIEPIFAQWIQSAHGKTSYGFDVLLSSTNGPAFNAGRSIWLPGWLNAINENSNSLFLTIGPGDFLVHHAIALGLHTTTLILVKGALDARGSKLMPDKKDFGYSFPCDGPGRGGTCDISAWDAFYLAVFWMLNTIGWVTFYWHWKHITLWQGNVSQFNESSTYLMGWLRDYLWLNSSQLINGYNPFGMNSLSVWAWMFLFGHLVWATGFMFLISWRGYWQELIETLAWAHERTPLANLIRWKDKPVALSIVQARLVGLAHFSVGYIFTYAAFLIASTSGKFG